In one Drosophila pseudoobscura strain MV-25-SWS-2005 chromosome X, UCI_Dpse_MV25, whole genome shotgun sequence genomic region, the following are encoded:
- the inaF-C gene encoding uncharacterized protein inaF-C — translation MSTMSASASSSSSVCGAATSSGAGTALGAATSIANLAKIVNIIESNVRADDCDEEELEASKASTSGSSVRLASSSAPRRSTCSYVPKSPQLEEIVFAKPTCTERFARYFVIVIYLCGLCCLGFFLSIYHIFFWDSRMPPVFKGQKKPAFG, via the coding sequence ATGTCCACAatgtccgcgtccgcgtcttcgtcttcgtctgtGTGTGGTGCCGCCACTTCAAGTGGAGCAGGAACTGCTCTGGGAGCCGCCACTAGCATCGCCAATCTGGCAAAGATTGTGAACATCATAGAGTCTAATGTGAGGGCAGACGACtgcgacgaggaggagcttGAGGCCTCAAAGGCGTCCACCAGCGGGAGCAGCGTTCGCCtggccagcagcagtgccCCCCGGAGGAGCACCTGTTCGTATGTGCCGAAGTCACCACAGCTGGAAGAGATCGTTTTCGCGAAGCCCACCTGCACAGAGCGCTTCGCACGCTACTTTGTCATCGTCATCTATCTGTGCGGACTGTGCTGCCTGGGCTTCTTTCTGTCTATCTACCACATCTTCTTCTGGGACTCGCGCATGCCGCCCGTCTTCAAGGGGCAGAAGAAGCCCGCCTTCGGCTAA
- the inaF-B gene encoding uncharacterized protein inaF-B, which translates to MSAPSMMSSLAAVVKEAKDEEIQVPKSDDFFESKTFRLLTLILYMGGVSGMGLTLAAYYLFIWDSRMPPLPVFKHTHPIG; encoded by the coding sequence ATGTCCGCACCATCGATGATGTCCAGCCTGGCCGCCGTGGTCAAGGAGGCCAAAGACGAAGAGATACAGGTGCCCAAGTCCGATGACTTCTTTGAGTCGAAAACCTTCCGGCTGCTCACGCTGATCCTCTACATGGGCGGGGTCAGCGGCATGGGCTTGACCCTGGCCGCCTACTATCTGTTCATCTGGGACTCGCGCATGCCGCCCCTGCCCGTGTTCAAGCATACGCATCCCATCGGCTAG
- the inaF-A gene encoding uncharacterized protein inaF-A: MAGKASNPKEKETSAPEDDVCLPKEEPPPAFLESKTFRLISIVLYLGGISGLGMVLALYYLIFFDSSMPDIHLKFPVSIGGHPVQKVHEYQ, from the coding sequence ATGGCCGGGAAAGCCTCGAACCCAAAGGAGAAGGAGACCTCCGCACCAGAGGACGATGTGTGCCTGCCCAAGGAAGAGCCGCCACCCGCCTTCCTAGAGTCAAAGACCTTCCGCCTGATCTCCATCGTCCTCTATTTGGGCGGCATCAGCGGTCTGGGCATGGTCTTGGCCCTCTACTACCTAATCTTCTTTGACTCCAGTATGCCGGACATCCATCTGAAGTTCCCAGTCTCCATTGGCGGCCATCCAGTGCAGAAAGTGCACGAGTACCAATGA